One segment of Bradyrhizobium sp. CB2312 DNA contains the following:
- a CDS encoding DsbA family protein, translated as MPSLRLLAPALFALAMFGAAAPASADSFSDAQRTDIEAIIKNYLVTHPEVLEEAMTELSKRQADAETKKHEASIAQNSDAIFNSPRQVVLGNKDGDVTFVEFFDYNCGYCKRAMGDMLDLMKSDPKLKVVLKEFPVLSQGSVEAAQVAVAVRMQDPTGKKYLDFHQKLLGGRGAADKARAMQAAKEAGLDTAKIEKDIASPEVRATIEENFKLAEAMGMNGTPSYVIGKQIVIGAVGLEGLKEKIGVARCGKATC; from the coding sequence ATGCCTTCGCTGCGCCTGCTTGCTCCCGCGTTGTTTGCGCTCGCCATGTTCGGCGCAGCCGCGCCCGCGTCGGCCGACAGCTTCTCCGATGCCCAGCGCACCGACATCGAGGCGATCATCAAGAACTACCTCGTCACCCATCCCGAGGTGCTCGAGGAGGCCATGACCGAGCTCAGCAAGCGGCAGGCCGATGCCGAAACCAAGAAGCACGAGGCCAGCATCGCGCAGAATTCGGATGCGATCTTCAACTCGCCGCGCCAGGTCGTGCTCGGCAACAAGGACGGCGACGTCACCTTCGTCGAGTTCTTCGATTACAATTGCGGCTACTGCAAGCGCGCCATGGGCGACATGCTCGACCTCATGAAGAGCGATCCGAAGCTGAAGGTCGTGCTGAAGGAATTTCCGGTGCTGAGCCAGGGCTCGGTCGAAGCGGCGCAGGTCGCGGTCGCCGTGCGCATGCAGGATCCCACTGGCAAGAAATATCTCGACTTCCACCAGAAGCTGCTCGGCGGCCGCGGCGCGGCCGACAAGGCGCGCGCGATGCAGGCGGCCAAGGAAGCCGGGCTCGACACCGCAAAAATCGAGAAAGACATCGCCAGCCCCGAAGTGCGCGCCACCATCGAGGAGAACTTCAAGCTTGCGGAGGCGATGGGCATGAACGGCACGCCGAGCTACGTGATCGGCAAGCAGATCGTGATCGGCGCCGTCGGCCTCGAAGGCCTCAAGGAGAAGATCGGCGTCGCCCGCTGCGGCAAGGCGACTTGCTGA
- a CDS encoding DUF1236 domain-containing protein, whose translation MLNRFMISVATLALVAGTGLANAQDKGRDAGGAGSQQQMQHSQPSGGAAERGSMGKESTHEKGTVGQAGGAMKQGGAEEKSGAMEKSGTAEKSGGMDKSGAMNKNAADEKAGAKGEHAQGAQDKAAQDKSKSMSSESSTTKSDSTKSGTKDMKAEDNKAGGAAKSNNAESRPAATDKSQTTTGAASATATAAPPPEKRTEISTAIKSTKIEETTNVNFNISVGAAVPASVRFHPLPPRIVEIYPEWRGYEVIFVHGQYVIVRPQTREIVYIIEG comes from the coding sequence ATGTTGAACCGCTTTATGATCTCGGTTGCCACACTCGCGCTGGTCGCGGGCACCGGTCTGGCGAACGCACAGGACAAGGGCCGCGACGCTGGCGGCGCTGGCTCGCAACAGCAGATGCAGCATTCACAGCCGTCTGGCGGCGCCGCAGAGCGCGGCTCGATGGGCAAGGAGTCCACCCATGAGAAGGGCACCGTCGGCCAGGCCGGCGGCGCTATGAAGCAGGGCGGAGCCGAAGAGAAGTCGGGTGCAATGGAGAAGTCCGGCACCGCCGAAAAGTCAGGCGGAATGGACAAGTCCGGCGCGATGAACAAGAACGCGGCCGACGAGAAGGCTGGAGCGAAGGGTGAGCACGCCCAAGGTGCGCAGGATAAGGCCGCGCAGGACAAGTCGAAGAGCATGAGCTCCGAGTCCTCGACCACCAAGTCCGACTCCACCAAGTCGGGCACCAAGGACATGAAGGCCGAGGACAACAAGGCCGGCGGCGCCGCCAAGAGCAACAATGCCGAGAGCCGTCCGGCTGCGACCGACAAGTCCCAGACCACGACCGGCGCCGCTTCGGCGACCGCGACCGCCGCGCCGCCGCCCGAGAAGCGGACCGAGATCTCGACGGCGATCAAGTCGACCAAGATCGAGGAGACCACGAACGTCAACTTCAACATCTCGGTCGGCGCCGCGGTCCCAGCGTCCGTCCGCTTCCATCCGCTGCCGCCCCGGATCGTCGAGATCTACCCGGAGTGGCGCGGTTATGAAGTGATCTTCGTGCACGGCCAGTACGTGATCGTCCGTCCGCAGACGCGCGAGATCGTGTACATCATCGAAGGCTAA
- the aroQ gene encoding type II 3-dehydroquinate dehydratase gives MAEPATDTILVLNGPNLNMLGTREPEKYGHATLADVEALCRETAAHFGLKADCRQSNREGELIDFIHEAHARKMKGIIINAGGYSHTSIALHDALLAVQIPTVEVHVTNIHARESFRHHSYTARAAFASLCGFGIEGYRLAIQGLAAKLGIKPNA, from the coding sequence ATGGCTGAACCTGCAACCGACACGATCCTCGTCCTGAACGGGCCGAACCTCAACATGCTGGGGACGCGCGAGCCCGAAAAGTATGGCCATGCGACGCTGGCCGACGTCGAGGCGCTGTGCCGGGAGACGGCAGCACACTTCGGCCTCAAGGCCGACTGCCGGCAGTCCAACCGCGAAGGCGAGCTGATCGACTTCATCCACGAGGCGCATGCGCGCAAGATGAAGGGCATCATCATCAATGCCGGCGGCTATTCGCACACCTCGATCGCCCTGCACGACGCGCTGCTCGCGGTGCAGATCCCGACGGTCGAGGTGCATGTGACCAACATCCACGCCCGCGAGAGCTTCCGTCACCATTCCTACACCGCGCGCGCGGCCTTCGCCTCGCTGTGCGGTTTCGGCATCGAGGGCTACCGCCTCGCCATCCAGGGCCTTGCCGCCAAGCTCGGCATCAAGCCCAACGCCTGA
- the accB gene encoding acetyl-CoA carboxylase biotin carboxyl carrier protein → MARQPDDKAAAKFSSEDSALVRELALLLDETSLTEIEIERAGLRLRVARNISVAATMPMPIAAASAALPMAASVAAAPAAAAADLSKHPGAVTSPMVGTAYWAPEPGAKPFIEVGNKVSVGQTLLIIEAMKTMNQIPSPRSGTVTQILVEDGQPVEYGEPLVIIE, encoded by the coding sequence ATGGCGCGCCAGCCAGACGACAAAGCAGCCGCAAAGTTTTCCAGCGAGGATTCCGCGCTCGTCCGCGAGCTCGCTCTTCTGCTCGATGAGACCAGCCTCACCGAGATCGAGATCGAACGCGCGGGCCTGCGCCTGCGCGTCGCCCGCAACATCAGCGTCGCCGCGACCATGCCGATGCCGATCGCGGCCGCTTCCGCCGCGCTGCCGATGGCGGCAAGCGTCGCCGCTGCGCCCGCTGCGGCCGCAGCCGACCTGTCGAAGCATCCGGGTGCGGTGACCTCGCCGATGGTCGGCACCGCCTATTGGGCGCCGGAGCCAGGCGCAAAGCCGTTCATCGAGGTCGGCAACAAGGTCTCGGTCGGCCAGACCCTGCTGATCATCGAAGCCATGAAGACCATGAACCAGATCCCCTCGCCGCGATCAGGCACGGTGACGCAGATCCTCGTCGAAGACGGCCAGCCGGTCGAGTACGGCGAGCCGCTGGTCATTATTGAATAA
- the accC gene encoding acetyl-CoA carboxylase biotin carboxylase subunit has translation MFDKILIANRGEIALRILRACKELGIATVAVHSTADADAMHVRLSDESVCIGPPPSKDSYLNVPALLAACEITGADAVHPGYGFLSENARFAEILAEHNLQFIGPKAEHIRLMGDKIEAKKTAKRLGIPVVPGSDGAVGPDDDAMAIARKIGFPVLVKAAAGGGGRGMKVAQSEADLQVALSTAANEAKSAFGDASVYLEKYLQKPRHIEIQILGDGRGGAIHLGERDCSLQRRHQKVWEEGPSPVLAAAARAKIGETCAKAMREMKYLGVGTIEFLFEDGEFYFIEMNTRIQVEHPVTESITDIDLVLEQIRIAAGGDLPAKQEEVQIIGHAIECRINAENPQTFRPSPGRITQYHPPGGLGVRIDSAVYQGYQIPPYYDSLVGKLIVHGKTRTECLMRLRRALDEMVVEGIETTLPLFRDLVRQDDIIDGDYHIHWLEQYLAGKAEPGAK, from the coding sequence ATGTTCGACAAGATCCTCATAGCCAATCGCGGCGAGATCGCACTTCGCATCCTCAGGGCCTGCAAGGAGCTCGGGATCGCGACCGTCGCCGTGCACTCCACCGCCGACGCCGATGCGATGCATGTGCGACTGTCGGACGAGAGCGTCTGCATCGGACCGCCGCCGTCCAAGGACAGCTATCTCAACGTGCCCGCCCTGCTCGCGGCCTGCGAGATCACCGGCGCCGATGCCGTGCATCCCGGCTACGGCTTCCTGTCGGAGAACGCGCGGTTTGCGGAAATCCTCGCCGAGCACAATCTGCAATTCATCGGCCCCAAGGCCGAGCACATCCGCCTGATGGGCGACAAGATCGAGGCCAAGAAAACCGCCAAGCGGCTCGGCATTCCCGTGGTGCCCGGCTCCGACGGCGCGGTCGGCCCTGATGACGACGCGATGGCGATCGCGAGGAAGATCGGCTTCCCGGTGCTGGTCAAGGCCGCGGCCGGCGGCGGCGGGCGCGGCATGAAGGTCGCGCAGAGCGAGGCCGACCTCCAGGTCGCACTCTCCACGGCAGCCAATGAGGCCAAATCCGCCTTCGGCGATGCCTCCGTCTATCTCGAAAAATACCTCCAGAAGCCGCGCCACATCGAGATCCAGATCCTCGGCGACGGCCGCGGCGGCGCGATCCATCTCGGCGAGCGCGACTGCTCTCTGCAGCGCCGCCACCAGAAGGTCTGGGAAGAAGGCCCCTCGCCGGTGCTGGCCGCCGCTGCGCGCGCCAAGATCGGCGAGACCTGCGCCAAGGCGATGCGCGAGATGAAATATCTCGGCGTCGGCACCATCGAGTTCCTGTTCGAGGACGGCGAGTTCTACTTCATCGAGATGAACACCCGCATTCAGGTCGAGCATCCCGTCACCGAGAGCATCACCGACATCGACCTCGTGCTGGAGCAGATCCGCATCGCCGCCGGCGGCGATCTGCCCGCGAAGCAGGAAGAGGTGCAGATCATCGGCCACGCCATCGAGTGCCGCATCAACGCCGAGAATCCGCAGACCTTCCGGCCCTCACCGGGCCGGATCACGCAATATCACCCGCCCGGTGGGCTCGGCGTGCGGATCGATTCCGCGGTCTATCAGGGCTACCAGATCCCGCCTTATTACGACTCCCTGGTCGGCAAGCTGATCGTCCACGGCAAGACCCGGACCGAGTGCCTGATGCGCTTACGCCGGGCGCTGGACGAGATGGTCGTGGAGGGCATCGAGACGACGCTGCCGCTGTTCCGCGACCTGGTGCGCCAGGACGATATCATCGACGGCGACTATCACATCCACTGGCTGGAACAGTACCTCGCCGGCAAGGCGGAACCCGGCGCGAAATAA
- a CDS encoding CHASE3 domain-containing protein translates to MTAEGQRRRAFWQILLFAAGLLVLTVISAGSVYLVNKARDDAKWVLHTIEAENQINALLLEVRRAESGARGFLLTQGPDFLSDHQKAVAAIIPALDKLTRQIGDNPAQRESLEKLSAAIETRLDQFSREMNFVKQGRPDDATALVREAAAGNTTTTISNLANAMIREEERLFRIRSANSDRSQTLAASMTGIGSGLVVLLTLISIWLVRRSARARDEAETRLRDANVNLEAVVDERTADLREANDEIQRFAYIVSHDLRSPLVNIMGFTSELEELGGDIFRRISGLAHIPADGPPLPAGEIALEGPDKQLSADFSEALGFIKSSIAKMDRLISAILNLTREGRREFQPEKIDTRELIEAIVSTLAHQAAEAHAEIHVEPLPNLVSDRLALEQIFSNLIDNAIKYLKTGVPGEIRIRGRTKLGYAIFEISDNGRGIDPRDHQRIFDLFRRAGTQDKPGQGIGLAHVRALVRRLGGTMSVSSELNAGSTFTITLPITWNVTNRNADR, encoded by the coding sequence GTGACGGCCGAGGGCCAACGACGGCGCGCATTCTGGCAGATCCTGCTGTTCGCGGCGGGCCTTTTGGTGCTGACCGTGATCAGCGCCGGCTCGGTCTACCTCGTCAACAAGGCGCGCGACGACGCCAAATGGGTGCTTCACACCATCGAGGCGGAGAACCAGATCAACGCCCTCCTGCTCGAAGTCCGGCGCGCCGAAAGCGGCGCCCGCGGTTTCCTCCTGACGCAGGGACCGGATTTCCTGTCGGATCACCAGAAGGCCGTCGCGGCGATCATTCCCGCGCTCGACAAGCTCACGCGCCAGATCGGCGACAATCCGGCGCAACGCGAGAGCCTCGAGAAGCTGAGCGCGGCGATCGAGACCCGGCTCGACCAGTTCTCGCGCGAGATGAATTTCGTGAAGCAAGGCCGACCCGACGATGCCACCGCGCTCGTCCGCGAGGCCGCTGCCGGCAATACCACGACCACGATCAGCAACCTCGCCAACGCGATGATCCGCGAGGAGGAACGGCTGTTCCGGATCCGCAGCGCCAACTCCGACCGGAGCCAGACGCTGGCCGCGTCGATGACCGGCATCGGCTCCGGCCTCGTCGTGCTGCTGACCCTGATCTCGATCTGGCTGGTGCGGCGCTCGGCCCGTGCCCGTGACGAGGCCGAAACGCGGCTGCGCGATGCGAACGTCAACCTGGAGGCCGTGGTCGACGAACGCACGGCCGACCTGCGCGAAGCCAATGACGAGATCCAGCGCTTTGCCTATATCGTGAGCCACGATCTGCGCTCGCCCCTCGTCAACATCATGGGCTTCACCAGCGAGCTCGAAGAGCTCGGCGGCGACATTTTCCGCCGTATCAGCGGCCTCGCCCATATCCCCGCCGACGGGCCGCCGCTGCCGGCCGGCGAGATCGCGCTCGAAGGCCCCGACAAGCAATTATCGGCGGATTTTTCCGAGGCGCTCGGATTCATCAAATCGTCGATTGCCAAGATGGACCGGCTGATCTCGGCCATCCTCAACCTGACCCGCGAGGGTCGCCGCGAATTCCAGCCGGAGAAGATCGACACGCGCGAGCTGATCGAGGCCATCGTGTCGACGCTGGCGCACCAGGCCGCCGAGGCGCATGCCGAGATCCATGTCGAGCCCCTGCCGAATCTCGTCAGCGACCGCCTTGCGCTGGAGCAGATCTTCTCCAATCTGATCGACAACGCGATCAAATATCTCAAAACTGGCGTTCCCGGCGAGATCAGAATCCGCGGGCGCACCAAGCTCGGCTACGCTATCTTCGAAATCAGCGATAACGGCCGCGGCATCGACCCCAGGGATCACCAGCGGATCTTCGACCTGTTCCGCCGTGCGGGAACCCAGGACAAGCCCGGCCAGGGCATAGGTCTTGCACATGTGCGTGCACTTGTGCGCCGCCTCGGGGGCACGATGTCGGTATCATCGGAACTGAATGCGGGCAGCACCTTCACGATCACGCTGCCCATCACCTGGAACGTCACCAACCGGAACGCAGATCGATGA
- a CDS encoding response regulator yields the protein MTQPVTIIMIEDDEGHARLIERNIRRSGVNNEIVSFPNGTDAMKHLFGADGSGLVQKGNALLILLDLNLPDMTGIDILRQIKENKYLKASPVVVLTTTDDSQEIKRCYELGCNVYITKPVNYENFANAIRQLGLFFSVIQVPPAAS from the coding sequence ATGACCCAGCCTGTCACCATCATCATGATCGAGGACGACGAGGGACACGCCCGGCTGATCGAGCGCAATATCCGCCGCTCAGGGGTCAACAACGAGATCGTCTCGTTCCCGAATGGCACCGACGCGATGAAGCACCTGTTCGGCGCGGACGGAAGCGGTCTCGTGCAGAAGGGCAACGCGCTTCTGATCCTGCTCGATCTCAACCTGCCCGACATGACCGGTATCGACATCCTGAGGCAGATCAAGGAGAACAAATATCTGAAGGCCTCCCCCGTGGTGGTGCTGACCACCACCGACGACAGCCAGGAAATCAAGCGCTGCTACGAGCTCGGCTGCAACGTCTACATCACCAAGCCCGTCAACTACGAGAATTTCGCCAATGCCATCCGGCAGCTCGGCCTGTTCTTCTCGGTCATCCAGGTCCCGCCCGCCGCCTCATGA